The DNA window GATCATCTCGGTCGTCTTGTCGATGTTGCGCCCTTCGAGCATCTTCGCGCCGGGGAGGATGTCCTCGTAAGCGCCGTTGGTACAGGAGCCGATCATGACCTGGTCGACGTCGACGCCCTCGACTTCGCTGACCGGGACGACGTTGTCCGGCATGGAGGGCTTGGCGATGAGCGGTTCGATCTCCGAGAGGTCGACGACGATCTCGTCGGCGTACTCGGCGTCCTCGTCGGGGCCAATCTCGACGTACTCGTCTTCGCGGTCCAGTCGGCTGAGGTAGTCCTTCGTGTTCTCGTCGGTCGGGAAGATAGAGGAGGTCGCACCGAGCTCGGTCCCCATGTTGGTGATGGTGGTCCGCTCGGGGACAGTCAGCGTCTCGACGCCGGGGCCGGTGTATTCCAGCACCTTGCCGACGCCGCCCTTGACCGTCAGCCGGCGGAGCAGCTCGAGGATGACGTCCTTGGCGGTGCCCCACTCGGGGAGTTCGCCTTCGAGGCGGACGTTGACGACTTCGGGCATCTCGATGTAGTAAGCGCCGCCACCCATCGCGACGGCGACGTCGAGCCCGCCCGACCCGATGGCGAGTTCACCCAGCCCACCGGGCGTGGGCGTGTGCGAGTCCGAGCCCAGCATCGTCTTGCCGGGCGCGGCGAAGTTCTCCTTGTGGACGTTGTGACAGATTCCGTTGCCCGGGCGCGAGAAGTGCGCGCCGAACGTGCCGGCTGCCGAGCGGAGGAAGCGGTGGTCGTCCGTGTTCTTGAAGTCGAACTGGTAGGTCTGGTGGTCGCAGTACTGCGCGGCCAGCTCCGTCTGAACCTCTTCGAGTCCAAGCGCCTCGAACTGCAGCCAGACGAGCGTTCCCGTCGTGTCCTGTGTGAGCACCTGGTCGATCTCGATACCGATCTCCTCGCCGGGGGTGAGTTCCCCTTCGACGAGATGGTCGTCGAGAATTTTTTCCGTGAGCGTCTGTCCCATAACGTCCGACAATCGACGGCGCGCGGGTATAAATCCCGCGTATCCCGCCCTATTTTTCATCATCCGACACCCCCCGACGGTTGTTTCTCAGGGTTCGAACAGCAGTGTTTTCGCAATGGGGGTGCCAGCGACGGTATGTTCAAGAGTGGGCAGTTCGTGGCCGAGCGACTCGACGACCTCACTGGCGCACAGATTCAGCCAAACGGCGTCGACCTTCGGCTGGGTGCGGTGTACGAACAGGTCGAACCCGGCCGTATCGGCCGGGAGGGCAAGACCGTCGGTGACCGGCGCGAGGTCGAGCCCGAGGACGGCGTCTACGCGCTCGACGTGGGCGGCTACATCGTCGAGTACGGCGACCGCGTGGTCATCCCGGAAGGCCACGTCGGCTTTCTCTACCCCCGGTCGTCGCTGTTGCGCAACTCCTGTATGCTGGATACGGCGGTGTGGGACGCGGGCTACGAGGGACGGGGTGAGGGGCTGCTGGAGGTTCACCATCCAATCGAACTGGAAGCTGGCGCGCGCATCGCCCAGCTGGTCCTCGCCGAGGCGGCCCACGAGGGGACCTACGAGGGGAGTTATCAGGGAGAGAATCTGGAGTAGCGAGGAACCGAACGTAGTGAGGTTCCTCGAGGCGGAACGGGGAACGAAGTGACCCGTGGAGCAGAAGCGAGGCCGACCGAAGCGTGCCCGCGCTCGAAGCGACCCGTGAGCGCCGCGTAACGCGCTCGCCGTCGTGGTACCCCCTCCCATACCGTACTGCGAATTTAAATACCACCGACGAGTAATATCGGCTGCTGGTGGTGATGTCGGGCGACTGGTGCCTCTGACAGCCCCCGTCTCGACTCGCCCCACATAGTCCGTTCGGCCGTCGCCGTTTGCCAGAGTTTTATATAAGTTGCAGTCGCAATCTGTTACGTGATAGTCACATTTCACATAGAGACAGGGTTCCTTCGAGAGGCCGCGGGGCGACTCCCCGACGGGGCCGTCTCGATACAGCGGCTGCACCGCACCGAGGGTGGCTGTCGGGCGGCAGTCTGGGTCGACGTCGCCGACCGTGACACTGTCGACACGGCGCTGGCCGCCGACGACACCGCTGGCCCGACGTCACATCTGGGGCCGGAGGCAGAGGGTCACTGGTACGTTGTCACGACGGTCGACGAACCGCTCGACGCGATGAGTCGCGGGTTGCTGACCGCCGACGGGATGCTGGTTCGGGCCGACCTCATCGAGGACGAATGGGTCGTTCAGGCCCGGTTCCCCGACCGAAGCTCCTTGCTTACGTTCCGCGAGGACCTCGTCGCCGACGGCTTCGACGTGGAAGTCAAACAGATGCGCGAAGACGAGGACGAGGCGTCGACGCAGTTCGGTGTGACCGACCCACAGCGGGAGGTCCTGCTGCTCGCGCTGGAACGGGGCTACTACACGGTCCCACGCAACGCCTCGCTCTCGGACCTGGCCGCACAGCTGGACATCTCCAGTCAGGCCGCTTCCGAGCGGCTCCGGCGGGGGACCCAGACGCTCGTCGCGAACACGCTCGCCGCGCCCGCGCGCCCGTCTATCGGGTCACGACAGCACTGAAATCGGGACACGCAGCGGCCCTCGCTGTTGGGGGGACGGCCTCGGGGGGCCTCCAGCCACTGCTCTGTGGGCTGTTTCACGCTCTGAAACCGCTCGTACCACGTTATACGAGTAAGGTGTGTACATCTGCATATGAAATCGGACAACGGAACAGTGTACATGATACGGGGTCACGAAGACGACGAGTGGGTCAGCCCCGAACCTGCAGAGGCCGTGATCACCGAGGCGCTGTTCGACGCCACCGGCCTCACCGAGGACGACATCGACTACATCGGCTCGTACGTCGACGCGGCGAAACTGCGCGCGGTCGTCGGCGAAGGCGACGACGATACAATCACGTTCGACGTCGAGGGCAACGAGATAACGGTGACGGCCGGTGGCGACGTGACAGTGGCCTAATCGCCATCCAGTACGCATATATCTCCCCACAGTGACGCCTCGCGTGTGACACGAGTCGCCCTCATCGCCCACGACGACGAGAAGTCGACGATGATAGACCTCGTCGAGGAGTACGAGGCCGTGCTGTCGAATTTCGACCTGGTCGCGACGGGCACGACCGGCCAGCGCATCAGGACGGAGACGGGGCTGGACGTCGAACGCAAGGAGAGTGGTCCTGTCGGCGGAGACACTCAGATCGGCGCGGAGGTCGTCGAGGGCGAGGTCGACGGCGTCGTCTTCCTGCAGGACCCGATGACCGCCCAGCCACACGAGCCCGACATCGGCGCGCTGGTGCGTATCTGTGACGTTCACGACGTCCCGCTGGCGACGTGTCGGTCGGCCGGCGAGTACGTCATCGAGGGGCTCGCCCGCGACGCCGAATCGACCGATTAGTCGCTGTAGTCGGGCCGCTGTTCGTACTCGATTGGGTCCTTTTCGCCCAGCGTCTGGAACGACTGCAGCCGGAACGCACAGGCGTCACAGGCCCCACACGCGGGCTCGTCGCTCCGATAACAGCTCCACGTGTCTTCGTAGGCCACCCCGAGTTCCAGGCCGCGCTCGGCGATGTCGGTCTTCGACCACTCGACGAAGGGCGCGACCAGTGAGATATCGGTGTCGGGTTTCGTCCCAACGTCGACGACCTGCTGAAACGCCTCGAAGAAGGCGGGCCGGCAGTCGGGATACCCCGAGAAGTCCTCGCTGTGAGCGCCGATGAACACCGCCGTACAGTCGTTCGCTTCGGCGTAGGAAACGGCCATCGACAGCAGGTTCGCGTTGCGGAACGGGACGTAGGAACTCGGAATCTCGTCGCTGTCGGTGTCGGCCTCCGCTACGTCCATCTCGTCGTCGGTCAGCGACGAGCCGCCGATTTGCTGGAGATGGCTCGTCTCGACGTGACAGAAGTCGGCCGCGTCGACGTGGTCGGCGAGCGCCCGGGCGCACTCGAACTCGCGCTGTTCGGTGTTCTGGCCGTAGCTCGTGTGCAGGAGATACAGCTCGTCGTAGCCGCGTGCCTGTGCCTCGTAGGCCGCCGTGGCGCTGTCCATGCCGCCGGAGGCGAGCACGACAGCGCGGTCGTTGGAAGTCGTCATGGTAGCAAAAGTCAGTCAGGTGCCCGGCGCGTCGTTCCAGAGGTCCACGTGGAGCCGCGGCGTGTACCGGTAGCCATACTCCAGGGCCAGGTCCGCGACGACGCGGCGGCTCTCGTCCAGCTGGTCGCGGGTCTGTCCTTCCGGCATCAGCAGGACCGCCTCGTCGGGGACGGGCACGTCGGCCGCCCCGCGAACGTCGTCGACCAGCGCCTCGATTTCGGCCATATCCTCGGGTCCGGTGACGACGAACTTCAGCTGGGTGTCGTATCGCTCGACGAACCCGGCCAGCACGTCCACGTCGAGCCGGCGGTCCTCGTGGCGCTTGGCCCACTCGCCGTCGCCCTTCGGGTCCCGCTCGGGGGTGGGCGTGCTGGATTCGAGCTTCGGGCTCACGCTCGCCAGGTCGATGGGGGCGTCGACGGGAATGGTGCCGTTGGTCTCGACGGTGGTGTGGTAGCCCCGGTCGGCGAGTGCCTCCAGCAGGTCCACGCTTTTCTCGTGGACCAGCGGTTCGCCGCCGGTCAACACCACGTGGTCGGCGTCGTACTCGGCCACGGCGGTGACGATATCGTCGACGCCGTACCAGTCGCCCGTGGGCTCCCAGGAGGTGTGGTAGGA is part of the Haloarcula salinisoli genome and encodes:
- a CDS encoding 7-carboxy-7-deazaguanine synthase QueE, translated to MPVASDTDGLDEAVERSADALPINELFCSLQGEGQLAGVPSVFVRTSGCNLRCWFCDSYHTSWEPTGDWYGVDDIVTAVAEYDADHVVLTGGEPLVHEKSVDLLEALADRGYHTTVETNGTIPVDAPIDLASVSPKLESSTPTPERDPKGDGEWAKRHEDRRLDVDVLAGFVERYDTQLKFVVTGPEDMAEIEALVDDVRGAADVPVPDEAVLLMPEGQTRDQLDESRRVVADLALEYGYRYTPRLHVDLWNDAPGT
- a CDS encoding HalOD1 output domain-containing protein, translated to MKSDNGTVYMIRGHEDDEWVSPEPAEAVITEALFDATGLTEDDIDYIGSYVDAAKLRAVVGEGDDDTITFDVEGNEITVTAGGDVTVA
- a CDS encoding deoxyuridine 5'-triphosphate nucleotidohydrolase, whose translation is MFKSGQFVAERLDDLTGAQIQPNGVDLRLGAVYEQVEPGRIGREGKTVGDRREVEPEDGVYALDVGGYIVEYGDRVVIPEGHVGFLYPRSSLLRNSCMLDTAVWDAGYEGRGEGLLEVHHPIELEAGARIAQLVLAEAAHEGTYEGSYQGENLE
- a CDS encoding methylglyoxal synthase; its protein translation is MTRVALIAHDDEKSTMIDLVEEYEAVLSNFDLVATGTTGQRIRTETGLDVERKESGPVGGDTQIGAEVVEGEVDGVVFLQDPMTAQPHEPDIGALVRICDVHDVPLATCRSAGEYVIEGLARDAESTD
- a CDS encoding helix-turn-helix domain-containing protein; translated protein: MIVTFHIETGFLREAAGRLPDGAVSIQRLHRTEGGCRAAVWVDVADRDTVDTALAADDTAGPTSHLGPEAEGHWYVVTTVDEPLDAMSRGLLTADGMLVRADLIEDEWVVQARFPDRSSLLTFREDLVADGFDVEVKQMREDEDEASTQFGVTDPQREVLLLALERGYYTVPRNASLSDLAAQLDISSQAASERLRRGTQTLVANTLAAPARPSIGSRQH
- the queC gene encoding 7-cyano-7-deazaguanine synthase QueC is translated as MTTSNDRAVVLASGGMDSATAAYEAQARGYDELYLLHTSYGQNTEQREFECARALADHVDAADFCHVETSHLQQIGGSSLTDDEMDVAEADTDSDEIPSSYVPFRNANLLSMAVSYAEANDCTAVFIGAHSEDFSGYPDCRPAFFEAFQQVVDVGTKPDTDISLVAPFVEWSKTDIAERGLELGVAYEDTWSCYRSDEPACGACDACAFRLQSFQTLGEKDPIEYEQRPDYSD